The proteins below come from a single Mycobacterium parmense genomic window:
- a CDS encoding ABC transporter ATP-binding protein: MGVAIEVNGLTKSFGPSRIWEDVTMEIPAGEVSVLLGPSGTGKSVFLKSLIGLLRPERGSIVIDGTDILECSAKELYEIRTLFGVMFQDGALFGSMNLFDNAAFPLREHTKKKEGEIRDIVMEKLSLVGLGGDEKKFPGEISGGMRKRASLARALVLDPQIILCDEPDSGLDPVRTAYLSQLILDINAQIDATVLIVTHNINIARTVPDNMGMLFRRKLVMFGPREVLLTSDEPVVRQFLNGRRIGPIGMSEEKDEATMAEEQAALEAGQHAGGVEEIEGVPPQIVASPGMPERKAVARRQARVREILHTLPQKAQTAILDDLEGTHKYRAHEFGD, translated from the coding sequence ATGGGCGTCGCTATTGAGGTCAACGGGCTGACAAAGTCCTTCGGGCCGTCCCGGATTTGGGAAGACGTGACGATGGAGATTCCCGCGGGGGAGGTGAGCGTTCTCCTGGGCCCGTCGGGTACCGGAAAGTCGGTGTTCTTGAAGTCGCTCATCGGCCTGCTGCGCCCGGAGCGCGGCTCGATCGTCATCGACGGCACCGACATCCTCGAGTGCTCGGCCAAGGAGCTCTACGAGATCCGCACGCTGTTCGGCGTCATGTTCCAGGACGGCGCGCTGTTCGGATCGATGAACCTGTTCGACAACGCGGCCTTCCCGTTGCGCGAGCACACCAAGAAGAAGGAAGGCGAGATCCGTGACATCGTCATGGAGAAGCTGTCGTTGGTGGGCCTGGGCGGCGACGAGAAGAAGTTCCCCGGTGAGATCTCCGGCGGTATGCGCAAGCGCGCCAGCCTGGCCCGCGCCCTCGTCCTCGACCCGCAGATCATCCTGTGCGACGAGCCCGACTCCGGTCTGGACCCGGTCCGCACCGCCTACCTGAGCCAGCTGATCCTCGACATCAACGCCCAGATCGACGCCACCGTGCTGATCGTCACGCACAACATCAACATCGCCCGCACCGTGCCGGACAACATGGGCATGCTCTTCCGCCGCAAGTTGGTCATGTTCGGCCCGCGTGAGGTGCTGCTGACCAGCGATGAGCCGGTCGTGCGGCAGTTCCTCAACGGCCGCCGCATCGGCCCGATCGGCATGTCGGAGGAGAAGGACGAGGCGACCATGGCCGAGGAGCAGGCGGCCCTCGAAGCCGGTCAGCACGCGGGTGGCGTGGAAGAGATCGAAGGGGTGCCCCCGCAGATCGTCGCGTCGCCGGGGATGCCGGAGCGCAAGGCCGTCGCCCGCCGGCAGGCGCGGGTGCGCGAGATCTTGCACACGCTGCCGCAGAAGGCCCAGACGGCGATCCTCGACGACCTCGAGGGAACCCACAAGTACCGCGCGCACGAGTTCGGCGACTAG
- a CDS encoding carotenoid oxygenase family protein, translated as MTTTQTRGIGNPYLEGFLAPVNTEVTAHDLPVTGHIPEHLDGRYLRNGPNPAAEVDPATYHWFSGDGMVHGVALGGGQARWYRNRWVRSLSAAAALGETPPARLDPRAGMLSMGANTSVLGHAGKTLALVEGGVANYELTDELDTVGTCDFDGTLAGGYTAHPHRDPRTGELHAVSYSFARGRTVQYSVIDTRGRARRTVDITVGGSPMMHDFSLTDKYVVIYDLPVTFDPMQALPTRMPPWSRLPARLAMQSLIGRVRVPGPITARMNRDPKHSDRMPYAWNPRYPARIGVMPREGGDKDVRWFDIEPCYVYHPLNAYSEVRDGSEILVLDVVRYSRMFDRDRRGPGDTPPTLDRWTVDLTTGKVTSECRDDRPQEFPRINETLLGGRHRYGYTVGASFAGAASALYKHDYATGSSAVAPLDPDVVIGEVSFVPNPGAGAEDDGVLLGFGHHRGRDEGQLLMLDAQTLESVATVHLPQRVPLGFHGNWAPTG; from the coding sequence GTCAACACCGAAGTGACCGCGCACGACCTGCCCGTCACCGGCCACATCCCGGAACACCTCGACGGGCGCTACCTGCGCAACGGGCCCAACCCGGCCGCCGAGGTCGACCCGGCCACCTACCACTGGTTCAGCGGTGACGGCATGGTGCACGGGGTCGCCCTCGGAGGCGGCCAGGCCCGTTGGTACCGCAACCGCTGGGTGCGCAGCCTGTCGGCGGCGGCCGCCCTCGGCGAGACGCCGCCCGCCCGGCTCGACCCCCGCGCGGGCATGCTGAGCATGGGCGCCAACACCAGCGTGCTCGGCCACGCCGGGAAGACCCTGGCCCTGGTGGAAGGCGGCGTCGCCAACTACGAACTGACCGACGAACTGGACACCGTCGGCACCTGCGACTTCGACGGCACACTGGCCGGTGGTTACACGGCGCATCCGCACCGCGACCCGCGGACCGGCGAACTGCATGCGGTGTCCTATTCCTTCGCGCGCGGGCGCACCGTCCAGTACTCGGTGATCGACACGCGGGGCCGGGCCCGGCGCACGGTCGACATCACGGTCGGCGGGTCGCCGATGATGCACGACTTCTCGCTGACCGACAAATATGTGGTGATCTACGACCTGCCGGTCACCTTCGACCCCATGCAGGCGCTGCCGACGCGGATGCCGCCGTGGTCGCGGCTGCCGGCCCGGCTGGCGATGCAGTCGCTGATCGGACGCGTCCGGGTGCCGGGCCCCATCACCGCGCGGATGAACCGCGACCCGAAGCACTCCGACCGGATGCCCTACGCGTGGAACCCGCGCTACCCGGCGCGGATCGGCGTGATGCCGCGCGAGGGCGGCGACAAAGACGTGCGCTGGTTCGACATCGAACCCTGCTACGTCTACCACCCGCTGAACGCGTACTCCGAGGTCCGCGACGGTTCGGAGATCCTGGTCCTCGACGTCGTGCGCTACTCGCGGATGTTCGACAGGGACCGGCGCGGTCCCGGGGACACCCCGCCGACGCTGGACCGCTGGACGGTCGACCTGACCACCGGCAAGGTCACCAGCGAATGCCGCGACGACCGGCCGCAGGAGTTCCCGCGGATCAACGAAACCCTGCTCGGCGGTCGCCACCGGTACGGCTACACCGTCGGCGCCAGCTTCGCGGGCGCCGCCTCCGCCCTGTACAAGCACGACTACGCGACCGGGTCCAGCGCGGTCGCCCCCCTCGACCCCGACGTCGTGATCGGTGAGGTGTCCTTCGTGCCGAATCCCGGAGCGGGCGCCGAGGACGACGGCGTTCTGCTGGGCTTCGGCCACCACCGGGGCCGCGACGAGGGGCAGCTGCTGATGCTCGACGCGCAGACCCTCGAGTCGGTGGCCACGGTGCACCTGCCACAGCGGGTGCCGCTGGGATTCCACGGAAACTGGGCGCCCACGGGTTAG